The Lycium barbarum isolate Lr01 chromosome 10, ASM1917538v2, whole genome shotgun sequence genome includes a region encoding these proteins:
- the LOC132614913 gene encoding uncharacterized protein LOC132614913 isoform X1 yields the protein MHKTLAGGKKRGGRKEICSIAMMRHFRELHACISTLPSESSESVVRSKYPQKKVPESVEVIRLHGTGLEDPDDGFAWKKYGSKEILGSKYPRSYYRCIYRHTRGCLATKLVQRSEDDPSTFEVTYRGRHSCGRHLESSYQKTSVELKEEEILLTKERKQLKEVCFLIFMENQRGTHQNLNKMKITRIFRTVYMLVKVIRAMTTNRGNYFKASEPRSRHSHKELDKKLGETSISKLEELSDRLTWFCSLLPSNYEFDKDTMIQLVVAQGFFNHECAPSMETMANQQFDDMFKKRFILESRFDMARGRMKYKVDNVVSTSPYLRVQEAELSNTSEEVQHLSLLSEYVDQATYKILQGFNKLQTLILFCQNGDSIKRVPYDLFLKLQHLRTLDLHGTNISELPDSISYLSSLYYLDVSETPLRLLPESIGSLRHLQTL from the exons ATGCATAAAACATTGGCAGGGGGAAAAAAAAGGGGAGGCAGGAAGGAGATATGCTCCATTGCAATGATGAGACACTTTCGGGAGCTTCATGCATGCATATCAACATTACCATCTGAATCATCTGAATCTGTAGTGAGATCGAAATATCCTCAAAAAAAGGTCCCAGAGAG TGTAGAAGTGATTCGGTTGCACGGGACTGGTTTGGAAGACCCTGATGATGGCTTTGCTTGGAAAAAATACGGAAGTAAAGAAATTCTTGGATCCAAGTACCCAAG ATCATATTACAGATGTATCTATAGACATACTAGAGGCTGTTTGGCCACAAAGTTGGTGCAAAGATCTGAAGATGATCCTTCCACATTCGAGGTCACTTACAGGGGAAGGCATAGTTGCGGCAGACATTTGGAATCTAGTTATCAGAag ACATCAGTTGAGCTGAAAGAAGAGGAGATTTTGCTAACTAAAGAAAGAAAACAGCTGAAGGAGGTATGCTTCTTGATATTTATGGAGAATCAGAGGGGTACACATCAAAATTTGAATAAAATGAAG ATTACCAGAATTTTTCGAACAGTATACATGCTTGTTAAAGTAATTAGGGCAATGACAACTAATAGAGGGAACTATTTTAAGGCATCGGAACCGAGGAGCAGACATTCTCACAAGGAATTGGACAAAAAACTTGGCGAGACCAGTATCTCAAAGTTGGAGGAGCTTTCTGATCGCTTAACTTGGTTTTGCTCTCTCTTGCCCTCTAATTACGAATTTGATAAGGATACAATGATCCAATTAGTGGTTGCACAAGGATTTTTTAATCATGAATGTGCGCCGAGTATGGAGACTATGGCAAATCAACAGTTTGATGACATGTTTAAGAAGAGGTTCATACTGGAATCTAGATTTGACATGGCTAGAGGGAGAATGAAGTACAAAGTTGATAACGTCGTGTCCACAAGTCCGTACTTGCGGGTACAAGAAGCTGAATTGAGTAATACTTCTGAAGAGGTCCAGCATTTGTCGTTGCTCTCTGAGTACGTTGATCAAGCTACTTATAAAATTCTCCAAGGATTCAACAAATTACAGACTCTTATACTGTTTTGTCAGAATGGTGATTCCATCAAGCGAGTACCTTATGATCTCTTCCTCAAGCTACAACACTTGAGAACCTTGGATTTGCATGGAACTAACATATCTGAGTTGCCAGATTCTATTAGTTATTTGTCATCTTTATATTATCTTGATGTCTCTGAGACACCTCTAAGACTCCTTCCTGAATCTATAGGTAGTCTTCGACATTTACAAACACTATAG
- the LOC132614913 gene encoding uncharacterized protein LOC132614913 isoform X2: MHKTLAGGKKRGGRKEICSIAMMRHFRELHACISTLPSESSESVVRSKYPQKKVPESVEVIRLHGTGLEDPDDGFAWKKYGSKEILGSKYPRSYYRCIYRHTRGCLATKLVQRSEDDPSTFEVTYRGRHSCGRHLESSYQKTSVELKEEEILLTKERKQLKEITRIFRTVYMLVKVIRAMTTNRGNYFKASEPRSRHSHKELDKKLGETSISKLEELSDRLTWFCSLLPSNYEFDKDTMIQLVVAQGFFNHECAPSMETMANQQFDDMFKKRFILESRFDMARGRMKYKVDNVVSTSPYLRVQEAELSNTSEEVQHLSLLSEYVDQATYKILQGFNKLQTLILFCQNGDSIKRVPYDLFLKLQHLRTLDLHGTNISELPDSISYLSSLYYLDVSETPLRLLPESIGSLRHLQTL, encoded by the exons ATGCATAAAACATTGGCAGGGGGAAAAAAAAGGGGAGGCAGGAAGGAGATATGCTCCATTGCAATGATGAGACACTTTCGGGAGCTTCATGCATGCATATCAACATTACCATCTGAATCATCTGAATCTGTAGTGAGATCGAAATATCCTCAAAAAAAGGTCCCAGAGAG TGTAGAAGTGATTCGGTTGCACGGGACTGGTTTGGAAGACCCTGATGATGGCTTTGCTTGGAAAAAATACGGAAGTAAAGAAATTCTTGGATCCAAGTACCCAAG ATCATATTACAGATGTATCTATAGACATACTAGAGGCTGTTTGGCCACAAAGTTGGTGCAAAGATCTGAAGATGATCCTTCCACATTCGAGGTCACTTACAGGGGAAGGCATAGTTGCGGCAGACATTTGGAATCTAGTTATCAGAag ACATCAGTTGAGCTGAAAGAAGAGGAGATTTTGCTAACTAAAGAAAGAAAACAGCTGAAGGAG ATTACCAGAATTTTTCGAACAGTATACATGCTTGTTAAAGTAATTAGGGCAATGACAACTAATAGAGGGAACTATTTTAAGGCATCGGAACCGAGGAGCAGACATTCTCACAAGGAATTGGACAAAAAACTTGGCGAGACCAGTATCTCAAAGTTGGAGGAGCTTTCTGATCGCTTAACTTGGTTTTGCTCTCTCTTGCCCTCTAATTACGAATTTGATAAGGATACAATGATCCAATTAGTGGTTGCACAAGGATTTTTTAATCATGAATGTGCGCCGAGTATGGAGACTATGGCAAATCAACAGTTTGATGACATGTTTAAGAAGAGGTTCATACTGGAATCTAGATTTGACATGGCTAGAGGGAGAATGAAGTACAAAGTTGATAACGTCGTGTCCACAAGTCCGTACTTGCGGGTACAAGAAGCTGAATTGAGTAATACTTCTGAAGAGGTCCAGCATTTGTCGTTGCTCTCTGAGTACGTTGATCAAGCTACTTATAAAATTCTCCAAGGATTCAACAAATTACAGACTCTTATACTGTTTTGTCAGAATGGTGATTCCATCAAGCGAGTACCTTATGATCTCTTCCTCAAGCTACAACACTTGAGAACCTTGGATTTGCATGGAACTAACATATCTGAGTTGCCAGATTCTATTAGTTATTTGTCATCTTTATATTATCTTGATGTCTCTGAGACACCTCTAAGACTCCTTCCTGAATCTATAGGTAGTCTTCGACATTTACAAACACTATAG